In Janthinobacterium sp. 67, a genomic segment contains:
- a CDS encoding DUF1993 domain-containing protein encodes MSVSMYQATIPVFIRGLRVVSALLEKAQAHVEEDGIVPEILLGAQLAPDMLDLTAQVQRASDTSKLSVERLSGVPAPKFEDNEASFEQLQERIANTIAYIDSVNAGQMAGSAQKEVVLNWTDEGTKFSGDNYLLSFALPNFYFHVSMVHAILRNNGVAVGKLDYLGPYD; translated from the coding sequence ATGTCCGTGTCCATGTATCAGGCAACCATCCCCGTCTTCATCCGCGGCTTGCGGGTCGTCTCGGCCCTGCTGGAAAAAGCGCAAGCCCATGTGGAGGAAGATGGCATCGTGCCCGAGATTTTACTGGGCGCGCAGCTGGCGCCCGACATGCTGGACTTGACGGCGCAGGTGCAGCGCGCCAGCGATACGTCGAAGCTGTCGGTCGAGCGCCTGAGCGGCGTGCCGGCGCCGAAGTTCGAGGATAACGAAGCGTCGTTCGAGCAGCTGCAGGAACGCATCGCCAACACCATCGCCTACATCGACAGCGTGAATGCCGGGCAGATGGCGGGCAGCGCGCAGAAGGAAGTCGTGCTGAACTGGACGGACGAGGGGACGAAATTCTCGGGCGACAATTACCTGCTCAGCTTTGCCTTGCCGAACTTCTATTTCCACGTTTCCATGGTCCACGCCATCCTGAGAAACAATGGCGTGGCCGTGGGCAAACTCGACTATCTTGGTCCTTACGATTAA